The genomic window GCCAATCATTATCATCATTAATAGCACAGCTATTATTGGAGTTCTATAACCTAATAACAGTAAAAAAATTGAACTAAGAATAATAAGAACAAGGAATCTGAATCTAACTTGGCTGCGGCTTAATTTTCCTTTTTTAAACTTGTCTAGATAGGCAGCTCCTAGAAGACCAATTCCAGGTATCATTAAAAATACTGGCATTGTGAGTATTGGTATCAAGCCATAACGTAAAGAGGGTTGAAGGAGAGGTATTCCTCCAACTGATGCAACACTAAGAAAGAAGAATATTATCCCAACTAAAATAAGACAAAATCCAATTGAATATACATCATCTCGTTTTAACCTAATGAAGGAATTTTTTTCTGTATTTTTAAAGAAATATTTAGGTATTACAACAGAACCAATAATAAATGCAATAAAAGCAATAACTAAACTAATCTGTAAATCAACTGATATAGAGTTTATTGAAAGAATTAAAAAGATAGCAAAAACTAAAATAACTACAATTGGATGGAATATATGATTTTTAATTATATTATTTCTTTTAAAAAAACTTAAAAAATTTTCATTAGGGTATAATCCTATAAAATAGCTATTAGTCCATTGTTTTTCAATAAATTTTCCAATATTAAAAATTATAGTAAATAAAAGTGATCTTCTAAATATTTCTTGAATATTCTTACTTAAATATGTAATTATGGAATAAAAACTACTCATTTTATCACTTTTATTTAACTAAAATAATTTTTTTTATAATAATTTATATTATAATAATTTTTTATTATAAATTATAAAATATTTTTTATATTTTACTTTAGTTTTTAAATGTCAATTTATCTTTTATTCTTATCTTTTATTTTTATTTTTTATTTTTCATTACTTTAAGTAATTATTTTTAGTTTCAGGTTATTTTTTTGACATTTATGACATCAAATGCGTTTTTAATTGCATTAATCTCTTCAGGAGTTGAATTATAAATTCTGATTGTAATTATATCAGTTTGTCCATTTATTGTTCCGAGAATGTTAGATGCTATATTTATTTCTTCTTTTCCAGCCATAATTAAGTATATTTGTTCGTAGATATTTTCAGAAATAGGTCTAATTGAAGTTTTTCTAGTATTTAGGAATAATTCATTGGATAGTTCTTGGAATGTTTTGCTATCTTTTTCATCTATAGCTATTTTAGTGGATATTGTGTAGTTGGTGTTATTTTCTATTTTATTAGTTAGTTCATCTAATGTAGTTATATTTTGTGGGCTGATTTGAATTTCAGTAACATTATTATATTTCTCACCATTAGTTTCAAGAGTTATATGTTCAATATATATATCTGAATTTTGAACATCTTTATAAAGAGTTGCAAGTATAGGTTTACTATTTGAATCTCCATCAGTATCTATTAGAACTCTAACATCTGCACCATGATTATCATCTACCCATAATACAGTTCCAGATAATTGTTGATATTTTCCAGTACTTGCATTATATCCTCCTAGATGAGTTTTAACAATATTTCCTTCTTGATAAAAGTTTAAATAGTTTTCAGCAAACTTATTTAATGTAGATGAGTCAAATGAAACTGATTCTGACTTATCATCACTTCCTCCTGTATGCATTAAAGCGAAACCAACAGCTCCTATAATACATATAATTATTAAAATATCAATTATAGTAAATCGTTTTAAAATATTTTTAAAATTAGGTTTTTTCATATTCTTACCAACCTATGATAATAAATAACACTAATGAGTAATAAATGGATTCTTATTTGAATAATAATGGATATATTTAAGCAATATTTATTAATATATAATGAATATTTATTTATAATAATTTCATAATTAATTTCACAATTAATTTTACAATAATTATTTATTTAAATTATATATTAATAAATTTTTTTATAAATAATTTTTATAAAGAGTTTATTCTAAAGAATTTATTTAAAGATTTTTATTAATGAGAAGATTCATAAGAGCTTTTATAATATTTTTATATAGAATAATAGTTTATATAAAAAAATTTCCATAAATAACTTTATAAATACTATTTTTATAAAGAATTTTTTTATTTTAAAATTAGTCAATATGGATTCTAAATTAATATAAATTTAATGCTTTTTAATCTTCATCAAGTATTATACATCCAGTAGGACAAACTTCTAAACATTCTCCACATTTGTCACATCCTTTTTTAACAGTCATTTTGTATCCTTTCTTTTTAATTAATCCTAAGTGGCAAACATCTACACATGCTTCACACACTCCGCATTCTGACATATCAATTTTCAATTTATCACCATAAATTTATTAGAGTAAATATATTAGAGTATATATTTATTAGGGTAAATATATTAGAGTAAATATTATAGTAAAGTTTATATACTAAAATAATTAAAAATTTAAATGCTGTAATATTTAATTTAGAACACCATCAAGTTTATAATTCTTATAGTTAATAACTTTTTATACTTTATCGTTAATAAGTATTATTGAGTATTATTGAGTGATAGCTGTTTATTATAATGTATTCTAGTAGATTTTGATGATATATTTCTATTAAATAGAACCGTAATTGTTTAATACTATTTATTGATATTGAACAATATTTATTGAATGATTTAAATTCATTATTAAATTTAAAATTTAATGGATTATTAAAAATTATTATTAAAATTATATTATTAACTGTAAAATAAAACCGTTAATATTATATATTATAATGTTCAATTAATGTTGTTGTAAACTTCATATGCAGGGGTGCCCGAGCGGCCAAAGGGGGAGGACTTAAGATCCTCTGGCGCAGGCCTTCGAGGGTTCGAATCCCTTCCCCTGCACTTCTTATTATTTAAAATCTGAATCTGCCTTAGTGGCTCAGCCGGTAGAGCGATACCTTGGTAAGGTATAGGCCGGGGGTTCGAATCCCCCCTAAGGCTTTTTATTAAAAATATTGGTTTTCATAGGAATTAGAATAATTAAAACAATATACGGTCCTTATGGATAATGGATTGTTATTTTTCATTCTTTATTTTCATTCTTTGTTTTTATTCATTATTTTTATTTTTTATTATTATTTTATTATTATATTATTATTTTAAAATTATTTGCAATTATTAAAAATTTTTATTTTATTTTATATAGATTTAATAATTTAATAATAAGATCTTAATAATAAAATTTATTATATTGTAGTGCAATATACATAAATTGATATTGCAGTTATAAAGTTATTAATTATTGTTAAGATAATGGTTGATAACAATTAATTTATTTATTTAAATTATATAATTACTTTATATATGGTTTATAGAGATTATTATTGGTTGTGAGGAAAAATATGTCTAAATCGTTTGATATAATAATGGCAGGATTGATATCTGGAATTGTCGCATTAACGACTAGTTTTTTAGGTGTTGCAGGAACTGTTATTGGAGCTGTTTTAGGAGCTATCTTATATCAGATTATTTCTATATTTGTTAAAGAACCTCTTGAAAATTCTACTGTGAAAAAAGTTGAAAGAGAAATAGTATATATAATTCCACTGGTGTTAATAGCTGTATTTCTAGCAATTTTCATAGTTGCTTTACTTCATTCGTATTCTTTCTATTATCCTGACTTTTTGGAGTTTTTCAAGCAGCTAGAAGAAATTACTAACAATAATCTTGTGAGATTTATGGGAATAGGACTTATTTTTATGGGTATCTATCCATTGTTACAACCAAAATCAATCAAAAAGCAATATGGTTTAATAATTTTGATTTTAGGCGTTATTTTATTAATCAGAGGATTATTGGACCTAGATTTTAATATTATTGATTTATACACAGAAATGTTTGGATTTTTTGATGTAATCTTAATTACTATTATATTTTTAATATTAGTGTTTATAATTCTAAAAATACTTATAGAATCAGTATATCTGTATAGGGATAGAAATAAGTATGCAATCATTGATGATTATAGTAATCCAAAAACTACTAGAACTCAAGACTCTATTGAAAAAGATTATAGATTTAAATCTGAAATTAAGAAAGAATACTATAAAAATGAAAATTTAGATTCTAATGATAATTTTAAGGATAATGATAGTGTTTATATGAGAGGATCTGATGATCTTCCTAATAAAGATACAATTACTAACAGGAATAGGGATGCTGCTGTTGATAATAATTTAGATAGTATTACTGGAGAAAATGTAGATAATCTAGATAATGTGGATGTCACTGAAGAGGATGTAGATACTACTAACAATGAAAATATTGATAAAAATATTGATAAAGCTCCACTTTCTAAAAATAAAACTATTAAATCTAGTAAAACAAGTACAATGTTTAAAAACAGAAAATTTTTCAAACGATAATTTTCAAGTAATTATTTTTATAAATAATTTTTATAATATTAATAATTTTTAATTTAATTTTTTATATTTTATTTTGATATAATTTTTTATATTTTTATAAAATTAGATATATTATATAATTAGATAATTAATTTGATATAATTATATAATTTAATATATAATTAAAAATAAATTAAAAATATATAAAAATAGATTAAAAATAAATTTTATTAAACAAAAACTATTCTTATATATTAATTATGTTCATATTGTGTATATTGTTATATATTCTAATATATTGCAGTATATATTTGGTATATTTGTTATATAGCTAATGCATATTATATTTTGATAAAATGACAAAAACTAATAAAACTCTTAAAGATATCTTAGATGTTATATTATATGAAAACCCTGCTACTCAGGATGAAATAGCTGAAAGATTAGGTCTTACTCGGCGTTATGTCACAAGACTTCTTAAACCTTTGATTGATGAAAATATTGTGAAAAGATCTTATATTCTTGATTTAAAAAAATATGAAGAGATTTATGGGGATGAAGATAATTTATTTTCAAATGATCATTCTGCTTCATTTTTAATCAAAGGAATGTTACAAAACATGGCGGATCATGTGTCAAAACAATTAAAAACAGCTTTTGAAGCATTAATCAATGGGGATAAAGAAAAAGCAAAGATAGCTATGGAAATGGATTATGCAACTAACAATATGTTTGAAAAACTACGTTCTTCTGTTGAAACAGTTGTAAGTATAGACCCTTCTACTCAATTTTCAAAAACACTTATTTTTAATGAGATAGGTTATGATTTAGAGAGGATTGGGGATTATTGTGATCATTTTTCAAAATTTGTACTAAATGAACCAAATGAGATAAATGATGAAATTATGATTACTTTAAAATCTATGTACAAATCTGTAGATAAAATGATATCTTTTTCTATGGATGCTTTTCTAAAAGAGGATTTATCTCTTAAAGGGGATATTATGGATTTAGAAGAAAAAGTTCATTCTCTCCAGAAAAAAGCTCTTAATTATATAGCTATTGAAATGGCTGAAACTTCCTTTGAGGATAAAGAAGAATCTACTTATTATATCTATCTGTCTCGACTAGTTAAATCATTTGAAAGAATTGGAGATATTTGTATAGAAATAATGGACACAGCTACTGAATTTCATAAGAATATTCCTCGTTCTACTGTTCCAAGATCCTTTAGAGATGATAGATAATTAATTAAATATAAAAATTAAATATATAGAATAAATGTAAAGAATAGATATAAAAATAGATATTAAAAATAAATATAAGAAATAAATATAAGAGATAAATTAATTAAATAACTTAATTAAATAATTTGATTAAATAACTTAATTAAATAATTAAATAACTTAAGTTAAATATCTTAATTTAATAATTAATCAAATAAGATTCATATAATACAAAAATATCATTTTTTATTTTTTTTCATCTTCCATATATTGTTGTATTTTTTTATCTTCCCATTTTTTTCCAAAAACTCTTTTTTCAAAGACAAAAACCCCTAAAAAGTGGAATACAACACCTATTCCCCAGAATACTAATGGGAATAAGAACCACCAAAATCCAGGTGTAAATATCATGTTTATAATAAATAAGAAAATATTAACTATAATATATGAAATCAAATTAGTATAAAATCCTTTTACATCTTCTAATCGTTTTTTAGCTCTTTTATAGCTTTCATCATTAGTATCATGCATCTTATCATTTCCTTAATTATTAACAAATTTCCTTAATTCTCAATAATATCAATTTGTTATAATTATTTATCTTTAATAGAATTTAAATTTTTTTGTTATAATCCAATAATGAAATTATTTTTAAATTATCTAAAAATATATATTCAGTTCTTAAAATATTATTACATTTATTTTAATATTCAAATAATGTAAATTTAGGATATATGCTGTTTAAATTTCTAAATAATTATTTAATCGATATTTCAATTGATAATTTATTCTTTAA from Methanobrevibacter sp. TMH8 includes these protein-coding regions:
- a CDS encoding oligosaccharide repeat unit polymerase family protein, encoding MSSFYSIITYLSKNIQEIFRRSLLFTIIFNIGKFIEKQWTNSYFIGLYPNENFLSFFKRNNIIKNHIFHPIVVILVFAIFLILSINSISVDLQISLVIAFIAFIIGSVVIPKYFFKNTEKNSFIRLKRDDVYSIGFCLILVGIIFFFLSVASVGGIPLLQPSLRYGLIPILTMPVFLMIPGIGLLGAAYLDKFKKGKLSRSQVRFRFLVLIILSSIFLLLLGYRTPIIAVLLMMIMIGYYGKVLAVWEVVIGALIGVGIIIGIGYFRSVEEFAITTNTSPFYTLQSRADFTLHVLNLLNYISGNFGIEHGALTLSAIPGSTDLGPRMMIGKLIAWRSEVTVTPTLIGPMLVDFGKFGVAIGMGLLGFILGIGYKILQKTKDSFYIAIYALLLTYAILGVETGILDIQVIVYFLLGFLLYLANILNVKKNKSVN
- a CDS encoding adhesin, which codes for MKKPNFKNILKRFTIIDILIIICIIGAVGFALMHTGGSDDKSESVSFDSSTLNKFAENYLNFYQEGNIVKTHLGGYNASTGKYQQLSGTVLWVDDNHGADVRVLIDTDGDSNSKPILATLYKDVQNSDIYIEHITLETNGEKYNNVTEIQISPQNITTLDELTNKIENNTNYTISTKIAIDEKDSKTFQELSNELFLNTRKTSIRPISENIYEQIYLIMAGKEEINIASNILGTINGQTDIITIRIYNSTPEEINAIKNAFDVINVKKIT
- a CDS encoding ferredoxin; the encoded protein is MKIDMSECGVCEACVDVCHLGLIKKKGYKMTVKKGCDKCGECLEVCPTGCIILDED
- a CDS encoding ABC transporter permease, with protein sequence MSKSFDIIMAGLISGIVALTTSFLGVAGTVIGAVLGAILYQIISIFVKEPLENSTVKKVEREIVYIIPLVLIAVFLAIFIVALLHSYSFYYPDFLEFFKQLEEITNNNLVRFMGIGLIFMGIYPLLQPKSIKKQYGLIILILGVILLIRGLLDLDFNIIDLYTEMFGFFDVILITIIFLILVFIILKILIESVYLYRDRNKYAIIDDYSNPKTTRTQDSIEKDYRFKSEIKKEYYKNENLDSNDNFKDNDSVYMRGSDDLPNKDTITNRNRDAAVDNNLDSITGENVDNLDNVDVTEEDVDTTNNENIDKNIDKAPLSKNKTIKSSKTSTMFKNRKFFKR
- a CDS encoding PhoU domain-containing protein; translation: MTKTNKTLKDILDVILYENPATQDEIAERLGLTRRYVTRLLKPLIDENIVKRSYILDLKKYEEIYGDEDNLFSNDHSASFLIKGMLQNMADHVSKQLKTAFEALINGDKEKAKIAMEMDYATNNMFEKLRSSVETVVSIDPSTQFSKTLIFNEIGYDLERIGDYCDHFSKFVLNEPNEINDEIMITLKSMYKSVDKMISFSMDAFLKEDLSLKGDIMDLEEKVHSLQKKALNYIAIEMAETSFEDKEESTYYIYLSRLVKSFERIGDICIEIMDTATEFHKNIPRSTVPRSFRDDR
- a CDS encoding 2TM domain-containing protein, with translation MHDTNDESYKRAKKRLEDVKGFYTNLISYIIVNIFLFIINMIFTPGFWWFLFPLVFWGIGVVFHFLGVFVFEKRVFGKKWEDKKIQQYMEDEKK